A section of the Primulina eburnea isolate SZY01 chromosome 1, ASM2296580v1, whole genome shotgun sequence genome encodes:
- the LOC140831911 gene encoding LOW QUALITY PROTEIN: preprotein translocase subunit SCY2, chloroplastic (The sequence of the model RefSeq protein was modified relative to this genomic sequence to represent the inferred CDS: inserted 1 base in 1 codon; deleted 1 base in 1 codon): MAATLLRPLPNLYVQGRKSSQNFDFHSQRLSRHFFHPVAVPSKLSGRGSCSLRKYDFLRKNKGLVLHDCLSRESLNVRASSTESINLEQFIPKQDYGEKVVLNANNKIDNSEVVGLRPEAFRNRFLKFVQFGSIINDAAESFFKSEIRRRLFVTAVLIVMSRLGYFIPLPGFDRRLMPENYLSFVSGSVDELGDLTPELKLSLFQLGISPQIAASILMQVLCHVVPSLVKLRKEGLDGHEKIKSYIWWISLGFAMVEALVLSCYSLPYSIYAASHRVKHVMYTTWFLVCGAMTMTWICDKITESGFGQGSSLIICVSILTGYTDTLYKMLTQLSGSSVSWWPYVLAVLGVFTVVTMWAVVVTEGCRKIKLQYYGFKLASAARDDSPITEVEPYIPFNINPSGMQPVLTTSYLLAFPSIVASVLGSRFWXHVKDILNPDTPRGAEPWVYYSIYAFFVFLFNIFDIANMPKEIADYLNKMGARIPNIKPGKATIEYLTKIQASTRFWGGLLLSVLATSSTILDHYLRRVNEGFSIGFTSILIIVGSIIELRRSYQAYNVMPNLSKALRRYGL, translated from the exons ATGGCAGCTACTCTTCTCAGACCTCTACCCAATTTATACGTTCAAG GcaggaaatcttcccaaaacTTTGACTTCCACAGTCAAAGATTATCAAGACATTTTTTTCACCCGGTGGCAGTGCCTTCCAAGTTAAGCGGAAGGGGGTCATGCTCATTAAGGAAGTATGATTTCTTGAGAAAAAATAAGGGGCTTGTGCTACATGATTGTTTATCAAGGGAGTCATTAAATGTAAGGGCATCATCCACAGAATCCATAAATCTTGAGCAGTTTATACCCAAGCAGGATTACGGGGAAAAGGTGGTTTTGAATGCGAATAATAAAATTGACAATTCGGAAGTTGTAGGGCTGAGGCCTGAGGCTTTTAGGAATAGGTTTTTGAAATTTGTACAGTTTGGTTCCATCATTAACGATGCTGCGGAATCTTTTTTCAAGAGCGAGATAAGAAGGAGGCTGTTTGTGACTGCTGTCTTGATTGTGATGAGTCGTCTCGGATACTTTATTCCCTTACCGGGGTTTGATAGGAGGTTGATGCCCGAGAATTATCTCAGTTTCGTGTCGGGTTCTGTTG ATGAGCTCGGTGATTTGACTCCAGAGCTTAAGCTCTCTCTTTTTCAGCTTGGAATCAGTCCTCAAATAGCAGCATCAATTCTTATGCAG GTGCTTTGCCATGTAGTTCCTTCCTTAGTGAAGCTGCGGAAAGAAGGCTTAGATGGTCATGAGAAGATCAAGAGTTATAT ATGGTGGATCTCCCTTGGCTTTGCAATGGTGGAGGCCCTTGTCCTTTCTTGTTATTCCCTTCCCTATTCTATTTATGCAGCTAGTCACAG GGTAAAGCACGTGATGTACACTACTTGGTTTCTGGTGTGTGGAGCAATGACAATGACTTGGATTTGTGACAAGATAACGGAGTCC GGATTTG GTCAAGGATCATCTTTGATTATTTGTGTCAGCATTTTGACTGGATATACAGATACATTGTACAAGATGCTAACTCAGCTCTCTG GAAGTTCTGTGAGCTGGTGGCCTTATGTACTTGCAGTATTAGGTGTCTTCACCGTAGTCACTATGTGGGCGGTTGTTGTTACTGAGGGTTGCCGGAAGATCAAGCTGCAATACTATGGTTTTAAACTTGCTTCTGCTGCCAG AGATGATTCTCCTATCACTGAGGTGGAGCCTTATATTCCATTCAACATCAATCCTTCTGGAATGCAGCCTGTTCTCACTACATCATATCTCTTGGCATTTCCAAGCATTGTTGCAAG TGTCCTTGGTTCACGCTTTT AACATGTGAAAGATATCCTGAATCCTGACACACCTCGCGGTGCAGAACCATGGGTTTACTATTCAATATATGCATTTTTCGTATTCCTGTTCAACATATTTGATATC GCCAATATGCCGAAAGAAATCGCTGATTATCTGAATAAGATGGGTGCCAGAATTCCAAATATAAAGCCCGGAAAAGCTACCATTGAGTATTTAACAAAAATCCAAGCTTCAACACGTTTCTGGG GGGGTCTGTTACTAAGTGTTTTAGCAACTTCTTCTACCATTCTTGATCATTATTTACGACGGGTTAATGAAGGCTTTTCCATAGGGTTCACTTCTATTCTAATCATT GTGGGTTCAATAATCGAATTGAGAAGATCCTATCAAGCCTACAATGTAATGCCTAATCTCAGCAAAGCATTGAGGCGGTATGGGCTCTAA
- the LOC140831918 gene encoding LOW QUALITY PROTEIN: general transcription and DNA repair factor IIH helicase subunit XPD (The sequence of the model RefSeq protein was modified relative to this genomic sequence to represent the inferred CDS: inserted 1 base in 1 codon), with product MKFQIEDVTVYFPYDNIYPEQYEYMIELKRVLDAXGHCVLEMPTGTGKTIALLSLITSYSLSKPSGSLKLIYCTRTVHEMEKTLAELKFLFKYQVQMLGPSAGILALGLSSRKNLCVNPNVLSAENRDSVDAACRKLTASWVRAMAIENRNVPTCGFYENYEKVASNVVLPPGVYTLQDLRAFGKEKGWCPYFLARYMVRSANVVVYSYQYLLDPKVAGIISKEMQRESVVVFDEAHNIDNVCIEALSVSVRRQTLEGATRNINRMSQEVERLKATDAGRLRAEYNRLVEGLAQKGNLPISDGWFANPSLPEDILKEAVPGNIRRAEHFLSVLRRLVQYFKGRLEAENVEKEGPVTFVASINTQVGIDQKMLRFCYDRLHSLLLTLEITDTDEFLHIQSICDLATLVGTYTRGFSIIIEPFDERMPHIPDPVLQLCCHDASLAIKPVFERFQSVVITSGTLSPIDLYPRLLNFDPKVSRSFTMSLTRDCICPMVLTRGSDQLPVSTKYDLRSDPGVEKNYGKLLLEMVSVVPDGVVCFFVSYSYMDGIVNSWHESGILKEIMQHKLVFIETQDVVETTLALDNYRRACDCGRGAVFFSVARGKVAEGIDFDRHYGRLVIMFGVPFQYTLSRVLLARLEYLRETFQIKEGDFLTFDALRQAAQCVGRVIRSKADYGMMIFADKRYSRHDKRSKLPGWILSHLRDAHLNLSTDMAVHIAREFLKRMAQPYDKTGAIGKKTLMSQEDLEKMPSNGGGVGGMFR from the exons ATGAAGTTCCAAATCGAAGATGTGACGGTCTACTTCCCCTACGACAACATTTACCCTGAACAGTACGAATACATGATCGAACTCAAACGCGTTCTCGATG AGGGCCATTGCGTCCTGGAAATGCCTACAGGAACCGGAAAAACCATAGCCCTCCTATCTCTAATCACTAGTTACTCTCTATCAAAACCCTCGGGTTCTCTAAAGCTCATATACTGCACCCGCACTGTGCACGAGATGGAGAAAACCCTGGCAGAATTGAAATTCTTGTTCAAGTATCAGGTTCAGATGTTGGGTCCTTCAGCAGGAATTCTTGCTCTAGGGCTTTCTTCGAGGAAGAATTTATGTGTTAATCCGAATGTGTTGTCGGCAGAGAATCGAGATTCGGTGGATGCTGCTTGTAGGAAGTTGACGGCAAGTTGGGTGAGAGCAATGGCCATCGAGAATCGGAATGTACCGACCTGTGGGTTTTATGAGAACTATGAGAAGGTTGCCTCTAACGTGGTTTTGCCTCCAGGGGTTTATACGCTACAG GATTTGAGGGCATTCGGGAAAGAAAAAGGGTGGTGTCCGTACTTTTTAGCACGTTATATGGTGCGGTCAGCTAATGTGGTGGTTTATAGCTACCAGTACCTTCTTGATCCCAAGGTTGCGGGAATAATATCAAAGGAGATGCAGAGAGAGTCTGTTGTGGTGTTTGATGAGGCTCACAATATTGACAATGTGTGCATTGAGGCTCTTAGTGTCAGTGTAAGGAGACAGACACTTGAAGGGGCAACTAGGAATATTAATAGGATGTCTCAGGAGGTTGAAAG GTTAAAGGCCACCGATGCTGGTCGATTGCGTGCAGAATACAACCGTCTTGTTGAGGGTTTGGCACAAAAGGGGAACCTTCCTA TTTCTGATGGCTGGTTCGCAAACCCATCCTTGCCTGAGGATATACTAAAAGAAGCCGTTCCTGGAAATATAAGGCGTGCCGAGCATTTCTTATCTGTTTTACGCAGACTAGTCCAATATTTCAAAGGGAGACTGGAAGCAGAAAATGTAGAAAAGGAAGGACCGGTGACATTTGTTGCTTCTATCAATACACAAGTTGGAATCGACCAGAAAATGCTACGGTTTTGCTATGATCGGCTTCACTCGCTTTTGTTAACATTGGAGATAACAGACACGGATGAGTTTTTACATATCCAATCAATTTGTGATTTGGCAACACTTGTTGGGACCTACACTCGAGGATTTTCTATTATTATCGAACCATTTGATGAAAGAATGCCACATATTCCTGACCCTGTCCTTCAG CTCTGTTGCCATGATGCGTCTCTTGCCATAAAGCCTGTATTTGAAAGATTTCAATCAGTTGTAATTACATCTGGGACACTCAGCCCCATTGATCTGTACCCTCGCCTTTTAAATTTTGATCCCAAGGTTAGTCGAAGCTTTACAATGTCCTTGACAAGGGATTGCATATGCCCGATGGTCCTCACACGTGGgag TGATCAGCTTCCTGTGAGCACAAAATATGATTTGAGAAGTGACCCTGGGGTGGAAAAAAATTATGGGAAGCTTTTGCTGGAGATGGTGTCTGTTGTTCCAGATGGAGTAGTGTGTTTCTTTGTCAGCTACTCTTATATGGATGGGATTGTTAATAGTTGGCATGAATCTGGAATTCTGAAG GAGATAATGCAGCATAAACTTGTGTTCATTGAGACACAGGATGTAGTTGAAACTACATTGGCATTGGACAATTACCGAAGAGCTTGTGACTGCGGGAGAGGTGCTGTTTTTTTCTCTGTTGCCAG aGGAAAAGTGGCTGAAGGTATAGACTTTGATAGGCATTATGGCAGACTTGTAATCATGTTTGGTGTTCCTTTCCAATACACATTGAGCAG AGTATTGCTTGCAAGATTGGAATATTTGCGGGAGACTTTCCAGATAAAAGAGGGCGATTTTTTAACATTTGATGCTTTG AGACAAGCTGCTCAATGTGTGGGCCGAGTTATTCGATCCAAGGCTGATTATGGTATGATGATCTTTGCGGACAAAAG ATATAGCCGTCATGACAAGCGCTCAAAATTACCTGGTTGGATTCTCTCCCATTTACGGGATGCTCACCTGAACTTGAGTACTGACATGGCTGTGCATATAGCAAGAGAG TTCTTGAAGAGGATGGCTCAGCCATACGATAAGACTGGTGCAATTGGTAAGAAAACCCTCATGTCACAAGAAGACTTGGAGAAAATGCCTTCCAATGGAGGCGGGGTTGGGGGAATGTTTAGATGA
- the LOC140831925 gene encoding transcription factor BHLH42 isoform X1 → MAAPSSSQRSRLQSMLQAAVQAVQWTYSIFWQLHPQQGILVWSDGYYNGAIKTRKTVQPTEVSTEEASLQRSHQLKELYDSLSGGETNHQSRRPSTALSPEDLTEPEWFYLMCISFSFPPEVGLPGRAYSDGHHVWLSGANEDDPKHFSRAILAKSAKIQTVICIPLLDGVVELGTTQMVKEDSRLIERIKSFFREVKMDPNRPKPTLSEHSTSSINYPTSHQTPSMLETYASSVGHEPIDICQPGSEAAAGTPGGTTHATGDQLMLLDISEDIRLGTPDDGSKNLEFSNIQLLADAQPEDSAEHHRELDMCGDESGHRWPLFLQGPSGADHQSHPNFYSFDLLTQEGTHYPQTICTILQNQPGRWPNSSFSTLSSAFSKYSALHNRRLSGGVSQWMLKYILFTVPFLYIKSKSRGIICHQDEHMSANHVLAERRRREKLNERFIILRSLVPFITKMDKASILGDTIEYVKQLRKKIQDLEMQARDIEADRNSKRKPMIVDGSSGDGGNGGRMLRAGESSKLPAPARTEDVVQIEVSIIENDALVEIKCRHKEGLLLDVLQALRKYRIEVTAVQSAATDGVFAADIRAKIEENVNGKKASIVEVKRAINQIIDG, encoded by the exons ATGGCTGCTCCGTCGTCATCGCAGAGGAGTCGGCTGCAAAGCATGCTGCAGGCGGCAGTTCAAGCAGTTCAATGGACTTACAGTATTTTCTGGCAACTACACCCACAACAAGG AATTCTAGTATGGAGTGATGGATATTACAATGGAGCAATTAAAACAAGAAAAACAGTGCAGCCGACCGAAGTGAGCACGGAGGAGGCGTCCCTGCAGAGAAGTCATCAGCTTAAAGAACTGTATGATTCCCTCTCCGGCGGTGAGACAAACCACCAGTCACGGCGGCCATCCACCGCATTGTCCCCGGAGGACTTGACCGAACCCGAATGGTTCTATTTGATGTGTATTTCTTTCTCATTTCCTCCGGAGGTCGG ATTACCCGGAAGAGCATACTCAGACGGGCATCATGTATGGCTTTCAGGCGCAAATGAAGACGATCCCAAACATTTTTCAAGAGCTATTCTTgccaag AGTGCCAAAATACAG ACTGTGATTTGCATTCCTCTGCTGGATGGAGTAGTAGAACTCGGAACAACGCAAATG GTTAAAGAAGACAGTAGATTAATCGAACGGATAAAAAGCTTCTTCAGGGAGGTTAAAATGGATCCGAACCGTCCAAAGCCAACTCTCTCAGAGCACTCAACGTCTTCCATCAACTATCCTACATCCCACCAAACTCCTTCCATGCTCGAAACCTATGCATCCTCCGTCGGACATGAACCAATCGATATATGCCAGCCAGGCTCGGAGGCCGCTGCTGGAACTCCGGGTGGCACAACTCATGCAACAGGAGATCAGTTGATGCTACTTGATATATCCGAGGATATTCGGCTTGGAACCCCGGATGATGGCTCCAAGAATTTGGAGTTCTCCAATATCCAGCTTCTTGCAGATGCTCAACCAGAGGATTCGGCGGAGCATCACCGCGAACTTGACATGTGTGGGGATGAGTCGGGGCACAGGTGGCCGTTGTTTCTGCAAGGCCCCTCTGGTGCCGATCACCAATCTCATCCAA ACTTTTATTCATTTGATTTGTTAACGCAAGAGGGCACCCATTACCCACAAACAATTTGCACAATCCTCCAAAACCAACCGGGACGGTGGCCAAACTCTTCCTTCTCAACCCTTTCCTCGGCCTTCTCCAAATACTCTGCCTTACACAATCGACGCCTCTCAGGCGGTGTCTCCCAGTGGATGCTTAAATACATTCTCTTCACAGTCCCATTTCTCTACATCAAGTCTAAAAGCCGTGGAATAATCTGCCATCAGGATGAACACATGAGCGCCAACCACGTTCTAGCCGAACGACGGCGTCGGGAGAAACTCAACGAACGCTTCATCATACTAAGATCCCTCGTGCCATTCATCACGAAAATGGATAAAGCTTCGATCCTTGGAGACACTATAGAGTATGTGAAACAGCTGCGCAAGAAAATCCAAGATCTTGAGATGCAAGCACGGGACATTGAGGCAGACAGGAATAGTAAGAGGAAACCGATGATTGTAGATGGAAGTAGTGGTGACGGCGGCAATGGTGGGAGGATGCTGAGGGCAGGGGAGTCCAGTAAGCTGCCTGCGCCAGCGAGGACAGAGGATGTTGTGCAAATAGAGGTGTCTATAATCGAGAATGATGCATTGGTCGAGATCAAATGCCGGCACAAGGAGGGGTTGCTATTGGATGTGCTGCAGGCGCTTCGGAAGTATAGGATTGAGGTGACAGCGGTGCAGTCGGCTGCCACTGATGGAGTTTTTGCAGCcgatatcagagccaag atagaagagaatgtgaACGGAAAAAAGGCAAGTATCGTGGAGGTTAAAAGGGCAATCAACCAGATAATCGATGGCTAG
- the LOC140831925 gene encoding transcription factor BHLH42 isoform X2: MAAPSSSQRSRLQSMLQAAVQAVQWTYSIFWQLHPQQGILVWSDGYYNGAIKTRKTVQPTEVSTEEASLQRSHQLKELYDSLSGGETNHQSRRPSTALSPEDLTEPEWFYLMCISFSFPPEVGLPGRAYSDGHHVWLSGANEDDPKHFSRAILAKTVICIPLLDGVVELGTTQMVKEDSRLIERIKSFFREVKMDPNRPKPTLSEHSTSSINYPTSHQTPSMLETYASSVGHEPIDICQPGSEAAAGTPGGTTHATGDQLMLLDISEDIRLGTPDDGSKNLEFSNIQLLADAQPEDSAEHHRELDMCGDESGHRWPLFLQGPSGADHQSHPNFYSFDLLTQEGTHYPQTICTILQNQPGRWPNSSFSTLSSAFSKYSALHNRRLSGGVSQWMLKYILFTVPFLYIKSKSRGIICHQDEHMSANHVLAERRRREKLNERFIILRSLVPFITKMDKASILGDTIEYVKQLRKKIQDLEMQARDIEADRNSKRKPMIVDGSSGDGGNGGRMLRAGESSKLPAPARTEDVVQIEVSIIENDALVEIKCRHKEGLLLDVLQALRKYRIEVTAVQSAATDGVFAADIRAKIEENVNGKKASIVEVKRAINQIIDG; this comes from the exons ATGGCTGCTCCGTCGTCATCGCAGAGGAGTCGGCTGCAAAGCATGCTGCAGGCGGCAGTTCAAGCAGTTCAATGGACTTACAGTATTTTCTGGCAACTACACCCACAACAAGG AATTCTAGTATGGAGTGATGGATATTACAATGGAGCAATTAAAACAAGAAAAACAGTGCAGCCGACCGAAGTGAGCACGGAGGAGGCGTCCCTGCAGAGAAGTCATCAGCTTAAAGAACTGTATGATTCCCTCTCCGGCGGTGAGACAAACCACCAGTCACGGCGGCCATCCACCGCATTGTCCCCGGAGGACTTGACCGAACCCGAATGGTTCTATTTGATGTGTATTTCTTTCTCATTTCCTCCGGAGGTCGG ATTACCCGGAAGAGCATACTCAGACGGGCATCATGTATGGCTTTCAGGCGCAAATGAAGACGATCCCAAACATTTTTCAAGAGCTATTCTTgccaag ACTGTGATTTGCATTCCTCTGCTGGATGGAGTAGTAGAACTCGGAACAACGCAAATG GTTAAAGAAGACAGTAGATTAATCGAACGGATAAAAAGCTTCTTCAGGGAGGTTAAAATGGATCCGAACCGTCCAAAGCCAACTCTCTCAGAGCACTCAACGTCTTCCATCAACTATCCTACATCCCACCAAACTCCTTCCATGCTCGAAACCTATGCATCCTCCGTCGGACATGAACCAATCGATATATGCCAGCCAGGCTCGGAGGCCGCTGCTGGAACTCCGGGTGGCACAACTCATGCAACAGGAGATCAGTTGATGCTACTTGATATATCCGAGGATATTCGGCTTGGAACCCCGGATGATGGCTCCAAGAATTTGGAGTTCTCCAATATCCAGCTTCTTGCAGATGCTCAACCAGAGGATTCGGCGGAGCATCACCGCGAACTTGACATGTGTGGGGATGAGTCGGGGCACAGGTGGCCGTTGTTTCTGCAAGGCCCCTCTGGTGCCGATCACCAATCTCATCCAA ACTTTTATTCATTTGATTTGTTAACGCAAGAGGGCACCCATTACCCACAAACAATTTGCACAATCCTCCAAAACCAACCGGGACGGTGGCCAAACTCTTCCTTCTCAACCCTTTCCTCGGCCTTCTCCAAATACTCTGCCTTACACAATCGACGCCTCTCAGGCGGTGTCTCCCAGTGGATGCTTAAATACATTCTCTTCACAGTCCCATTTCTCTACATCAAGTCTAAAAGCCGTGGAATAATCTGCCATCAGGATGAACACATGAGCGCCAACCACGTTCTAGCCGAACGACGGCGTCGGGAGAAACTCAACGAACGCTTCATCATACTAAGATCCCTCGTGCCATTCATCACGAAAATGGATAAAGCTTCGATCCTTGGAGACACTATAGAGTATGTGAAACAGCTGCGCAAGAAAATCCAAGATCTTGAGATGCAAGCACGGGACATTGAGGCAGACAGGAATAGTAAGAGGAAACCGATGATTGTAGATGGAAGTAGTGGTGACGGCGGCAATGGTGGGAGGATGCTGAGGGCAGGGGAGTCCAGTAAGCTGCCTGCGCCAGCGAGGACAGAGGATGTTGTGCAAATAGAGGTGTCTATAATCGAGAATGATGCATTGGTCGAGATCAAATGCCGGCACAAGGAGGGGTTGCTATTGGATGTGCTGCAGGCGCTTCGGAAGTATAGGATTGAGGTGACAGCGGTGCAGTCGGCTGCCACTGATGGAGTTTTTGCAGCcgatatcagagccaag atagaagagaatgtgaACGGAAAAAAGGCAAGTATCGTGGAGGTTAAAAGGGCAATCAACCAGATAATCGATGGCTAG
- the LOC140808458 gene encoding antifungal protein ginkbilobin-like protein, whose translation MSTFTRNLSLLTLLLSLSRPATCAPNTNVELVQCNTGTYSEGDPFAISLAYVLAELEHSTPSRPGYDFRNVSPYPNAFAYGHAACNQTLASSGCAACLAAAKTSVLGACDGRIGGRSVLYDCTVRYEQYPFDD comes from the coding sequence ATGAGCACTTTTACCCGAAATCTCTCCCTTCTAACTCTCCTGCTATCTCTATCCCGCCCTGCAACCTGCGCACCGAATACCAACGTCGAACTCGTGCAGTGCAATACCGGGACATACTCAGAAGGCGATCCTTTCGCAATCAGCCTCGCCTATGTTCTTGCAGAGTTAGAGCATTCCACGCCCTCGCGGCCAGGCTATGATTTCCGCAACGTTTCTCCGTACCCGAACGCGTTTGCCTACGGCCATGCTGCTTGCAATCAAACGCTGGCGAGTTCCGGCTGTGCCGCCTGCCTGGCCGCCGCCAAAACATCCGTTCTTGGTGCCTGCGACGGAAGGATTGGGGGCCGATCGGTGCTGTATGATTGTACTGTTAGATATGAACAGTACCCTTTTGATGATTGA